From Hydrogenispora ethanolica, one genomic window encodes:
- a CDS encoding type II toxin-antitoxin system HicB family antitoxin has protein sequence MRKLTYLAVFEPTETGYSVYFPDLPGCVSYGEDFEAARQQATEALELHVYGMEKDGDELPLPSKSPQVDPETAAGYLVSPITVFPDLVRNELDNRAVKTNLTIPAWLKELAEAQGVNYSKIFQTALMDYLGVSQPSRQDRDK, from the coding sequence ATGCGTAAATTGACTTATTTGGCCGTATTTGAACCCACTGAAACAGGGTATAGCGTATATTTTCCCGATCTTCCGGGTTGCGTGAGCTATGGCGAGGATTTTGAAGCCGCGCGGCAACAGGCCACTGAAGCATTAGAGCTGCATGTCTACGGTATGGAAAAAGACGGAGACGAATTGCCGCTCCCCTCCAAAAGCCCGCAGGTGGACCCGGAAACCGCGGCGGGATATCTTGTTTCCCCCATTACGGTTTTTCCCGATTTGGTAAGGAATGAGTTGGATAACCGGGCTGTTAAGACAAATCTGACCATACCCGCGTGGTTAAAAGAGCTGGCCGAAGCTCAAGGCGTGAATTATTCAAAGATATTTCAAACCGCCCTTATGGATTATCTCGGCGTTTCGCAACCATCCCGGCAAGATCGGGATAAATGA
- a CDS encoding 4Fe-4S double cluster binding domain-containing protein: protein MIELLSQEILSHGDKSRILPLERLADLQKDIAEFEERQDLNGFQKWIAGSLYQFDSPAADFGSRSLLIIASPNPAYAKVIFHWQGQKVPLICLARSEMGKKAAPARTKQYLTRFLKPLGYHIQAAPRLPLKRLAVRSGLAAYGRNNICYVEGMGSFFTLVAYFSDIPCDAGDWHELRVMEHCQSCNACLKNCPTGAILPERFLIDNERCLSYFNESPGDFPDWLPRSVHHCLYDCLMCQRICPQNRERIDHVTGPVEFDEAETALLLSGKTLPEFPPALRRKVRFLGMDEWLGAMPRNIRVLLENHQSA from the coding sequence TTGATCGAATTGCTTAGCCAGGAGATCCTCAGCCACGGCGATAAGTCCCGGATTCTGCCGCTCGAACGGTTGGCGGATCTGCAAAAGGATATCGCGGAATTCGAAGAACGCCAAGACCTGAACGGGTTTCAAAAATGGATTGCGGGCAGTCTCTATCAGTTTGACTCGCCTGCCGCGGATTTCGGGAGCCGTTCGCTGCTCATCATCGCCTCGCCCAACCCCGCCTATGCCAAGGTCATCTTTCACTGGCAAGGCCAAAAAGTTCCCCTGATCTGTCTGGCCCGCTCCGAGATGGGTAAGAAAGCCGCGCCGGCGAGGACCAAACAATATCTGACCCGGTTTCTGAAACCGCTGGGATACCATATTCAAGCCGCGCCCCGGCTCCCCCTGAAACGTCTGGCGGTGCGCAGCGGATTGGCGGCCTACGGCCGCAACAACATCTGTTATGTCGAGGGAATGGGCAGCTTCTTCACCCTGGTGGCCTATTTCAGCGATATCCCCTGTGACGCGGGGGACTGGCATGAGCTCCGCGTCATGGAGCATTGCCAGAGTTGCAACGCCTGCCTGAAGAACTGTCCCACCGGCGCGATCTTGCCGGAACGGTTTTTGATCGACAATGAGCGCTGCCTATCCTATTTCAACGAGAGCCCGGGGGATTTCCCGGACTGGCTGCCCCGGTCGGTCCATCATTGCCTGTATGACTGCCTGATGTGCCAGAGAATCTGCCCCCAAAACCGGGAGCGCATCGATCATGTCACCGGTCCCGTCGAATTTGACGAAGCCGAAACCGCTCTGCTGTTGTCCGGAAAAACGTTGCCGGAGTTCCCTCCCGCGCTGCGCCGGAAAGTCCGGTTTCTGGGCATGGACGAATGGCTCGGCGCCATGCCCCGGAATATCCGGGTTTTGCTGGAGAATCATCAGAGTGCCTGA
- a CDS encoding type II toxin-antitoxin system HicA family toxin: MSVSRDFITWLLKILYQDGWMPVEERTKGSHIQPGKPGKVTVPNRKGDIAPGTLNSIFKQAGLKK; this comes from the coding sequence ATTTCCGTTTCGAGAGACTTTATCACATGGCTTCTAAAAATTTTATATCAAGATGGATGGATGCCGGTTGAAGAAAGAACCAAGGGCTCCCATATTCAACCCGGCAAACCCGGTAAAGTCACGGTGCCAAACCGTAAAGGGGATATTGCTCCCGGTACGCTGAATAGCATATTTAAGCAAGCGGGGTTAAAAAAGTAA